A genomic segment from Mycobacteriales bacterium encodes:
- a CDS encoding ferritin-like domain-containing protein, producing MPGHLEPRAFGELMTESADRHSDAMRAMKAPLGEIAALASERSAARAVAAEAVAALQTAASLENLAVLTYSTALTLPYLKSPANAAFKTVAAFAKTTMAQHADHGRAFNAKAKELGGVEQTKPNPKYAPVVTSAVPKLKRGNPLDLVELAITLEDVATSTYVRNVQDVSDPKVRLLFGTVAGVESQHLATLLAVRALLKANATNLVTVRATGGAVDAAALPAAAGSAPVPETFKKTDLASPATEGAVR from the coding sequence GTGCCAGGACACCTGGAACCACGCGCGTTCGGCGAGCTGATGACCGAGTCGGCGGACCGGCACTCGGACGCGATGCGCGCGATGAAGGCGCCGCTCGGCGAGATCGCCGCGCTCGCCTCGGAGCGGTCGGCCGCGCGTGCGGTCGCCGCGGAGGCGGTGGCGGCGTTGCAGACGGCCGCCTCGCTGGAGAACCTCGCCGTCCTCACCTACTCGACGGCGCTGACGCTGCCGTACCTGAAGAGCCCGGCGAACGCCGCGTTCAAGACGGTGGCGGCGTTCGCCAAGACGACGATGGCGCAGCACGCCGACCACGGCCGGGCGTTCAACGCCAAGGCCAAGGAGCTGGGCGGGGTGGAGCAGACCAAGCCGAACCCCAAGTACGCGCCGGTCGTCACGAGCGCCGTCCCGAAGCTGAAGCGGGGCAACCCGCTCGACCTGGTCGAGCTGGCCATCACGCTCGAGGACGTCGCGACGTCGACCTACGTGCGGAACGTCCAGGACGTGTCGGACCCGAAGGTCCGGCTGCTGTTCGGGACGGTCGCGGGCGTGGAGTCGCAGCACCTCGCGACGCTGCTCGCGGTGCGGGCGCTGCTCAAGGCGAACGCGACCAACCTCGTCACGGTGAGGGCCACCGGCGGCGCGGTGGACGCGGCCGCCCTGCCCGCCGCGGCCGGCAGCGCGCCGGTCCCGGAGACGTTCAAGAAGACCGACCTGGCCAGCCCGGCCACCGAAGGGGCCGTGCGATGA